A region of Pyxidicoccus parkwaysis DNA encodes the following proteins:
- a CDS encoding CheR family methyltransferase, whose translation MKPVGPPSLAQAPLPEPAALTRLRECFYAEAGVRLGDGKAEFVRWRLSARLRALGLESFMDYAARVTVDAAERKKMVEALLVHETRFFREPAQFTWLERELFPHWRHDSTRRRSRHVRAWSAACSTGQEPYSLAMLLLAHLPAEEGWSVEVLGTDLSGDALARAEAAMWPMEKASEIPTAYLHRFMLRGTGPAEGWIRAGPQLRSAVRFQPLNLLRVEDKVPGIFDLVMCRNVLIYFDAASSARALRGLVRCLAPDGLLLLGHAEGLHGMRGMRAVHSSIYTRASGTASP comes from the coding sequence ATGAAGCCGGTGGGGCCGCCGAGCCTGGCGCAGGCACCGTTGCCGGAGCCGGCCGCGCTCACGCGCCTGCGGGAGTGCTTCTACGCCGAGGCCGGTGTGCGCCTCGGTGATGGCAAGGCGGAGTTCGTCCGGTGGCGGCTTTCCGCGCGGCTGCGCGCCCTCGGACTGGAGTCCTTCATGGACTACGCGGCTCGCGTGACGGTGGACGCCGCCGAGCGCAAGAAGATGGTGGAGGCGCTGCTCGTCCACGAGACGCGCTTCTTCCGCGAGCCCGCCCAGTTCACCTGGCTGGAGCGCGAGCTCTTTCCGCACTGGCGCCATGACTCCACGCGCCGCCGTAGCCGCCACGTGCGTGCCTGGAGCGCGGCGTGCTCCACCGGGCAGGAGCCCTACTCACTCGCCATGCTGCTGCTCGCGCACCTGCCCGCCGAAGAGGGCTGGAGCGTGGAAGTGCTGGGCACGGACCTGTCCGGCGATGCGCTCGCCCGGGCCGAGGCGGCGATGTGGCCGATGGAGAAGGCCTCGGAGATTCCCACCGCGTACCTCCACCGCTTCATGCTGCGCGGCACCGGCCCCGCCGAGGGATGGATTCGCGCGGGCCCGCAGCTGCGCTCCGCGGTCCGCTTCCAGCCGCTCAACCTGCTGCGCGTGGAAGACAAGGTGCCCGGCATCTTCGACCTCGTCATGTGCCGCAACGTGCTCATCTACTTCGACGCCGCGTCCAGCGCCCGCGCGCTGCGGGGGCTCGTCCGCTGCCTCGCGCCAGACGGGCTGCTGCTGCTCGGCCACGCCGAGGGGCTGCACGGCATGCGCGGCATGCGCGCCGTTCACTCGTCCATCTACACCCGCGCCTCCGGGACGGCCTCGCCATGA
- a CDS encoding arylamine N-acetyltransferase family protein, with protein sequence MFDAARYLERIGAKAGSPLAELHRAHLQAVPFENLDVHLKRPIRLDEEAFYDKVVLQRRGGFCYELNGLFARLLRTLGYGVTLLSARVATQTDGSAYGPDFDHLTLLVEDASGHRWLADVGFGECFVEPIQYDERGVQTRDGRNYRLDDAGDARVLWRETASGWEAQYILSPTPHPLADFAGMCHFHQTSPESHFTKGRLCTRATPEGRVTLKEGALVVTTRDGRREEPLPDEAAWHDALARHFGITVR encoded by the coding sequence ATGTTCGACGCCGCACGCTACCTGGAGCGAATCGGAGCGAAGGCGGGCTCGCCCCTGGCGGAGCTCCACCGGGCCCACCTCCAGGCCGTTCCCTTCGAGAACCTCGACGTCCACCTGAAGCGGCCCATCCGGCTCGACGAGGAGGCCTTCTACGACAAGGTCGTCCTCCAGCGGCGGGGCGGCTTCTGCTACGAGCTCAATGGGCTGTTCGCGCGCCTGCTGCGGACGCTCGGCTACGGCGTGACGCTGCTGTCCGCGCGCGTGGCCACCCAGACAGACGGCAGCGCGTACGGCCCGGACTTCGACCACCTCACGCTCCTGGTGGAGGACGCCTCGGGCCACCGCTGGCTCGCCGACGTCGGCTTCGGGGAGTGCTTCGTGGAGCCAATCCAATACGACGAGCGGGGCGTCCAGACGCGCGACGGGCGCAACTACCGGCTCGATGACGCGGGGGACGCGCGCGTGCTGTGGCGCGAGACGGCCTCGGGCTGGGAGGCGCAGTACATCCTCTCCCCCACCCCGCACCCGCTCGCGGACTTCGCCGGCATGTGTCACTTCCACCAGACGTCGCCGGAGTCCCACTTCACCAAAGGCCGCCTGTGCACCCGGGCCACGCCCGAGGGCCGCGTCACGCTGAAGGAAGGCGCGCTCGTCGTCACCACCCGGGACGGGCGCCGCGAGGAGCCGCTGCCGGACGAGGCCGCCTGGCACGACGCGCTCGCGCGGCACTTCGGCATCACCGTGCGCTGA
- a CDS encoding chemotaxis protein CheW translates to MSVESTRQYLTHHICGERYALPLSRAREVLRYVPVTPVPGVPPSVRGVIHVRGRVVPVVDLAVRFGRPAHEPTPWTCFVLVEVDVEGEPAMLGMMVDSVDSVVELAAGDVLPPPPFGTAIRTEFLLGMSRHGDGILLLLDVDRVLAHHELMALGGLSAIEPGTQSASGPEKSASGDTPA, encoded by the coding sequence ATGAGCGTGGAGAGCACCCGGCAGTACCTCACGCACCACATCTGCGGGGAGCGCTATGCCCTGCCGCTGTCGCGCGCGCGGGAGGTGCTGCGCTACGTCCCCGTCACGCCCGTGCCTGGAGTGCCGCCGTCCGTCCGCGGCGTCATCCACGTGCGCGGGCGCGTGGTGCCGGTGGTGGACCTGGCGGTGCGCTTCGGCCGCCCGGCGCACGAGCCCACGCCGTGGACGTGCTTCGTGCTGGTGGAGGTGGACGTCGAAGGAGAGCCCGCCATGCTGGGGATGATGGTGGACTCGGTGGACTCGGTGGTGGAGCTGGCCGCCGGGGACGTGCTGCCGCCGCCGCCCTTCGGTACCGCCATCCGCACCGAGTTCCTGCTCGGCATGAGCCGCCACGGTGACGGCATCCTCCTGCTGCTGGACGTGGACCGCGTGCTGGCCCACCACGAGCTGATGGCCCTGGGCGGGCTGTCGGCCATCGAGCCCGGAACCCAGAGCGCCTCCGGGCCCGAGAAATCGGCCTCCGGAGACACACCGGCATGA
- a CDS encoding M1 family metallopeptidase, producing MRWQLPLLLAFLSLRCTHAPEPAAPAPAPVAAAPTYPEPQPPALRLPDTVRPTHYALDLKLIPAEPTFSGAVAIDVEVREPVRQVWLHGQDLEVTQARVDTGTRTLEARAVTASDGRLGLLLPEPLPAGKAVIHLSFTGHVDRERSRGLYSVEERGEPYLYTFFEPVDARRAFPCFDEPGFKVPWRLRFTVKAGHVALANHPVVSREPLPEGLERVTFAESRPMPSYLVAFMVGPFDVVDAGTVGRNAAPLRFIVPRGRGPETAYAASATPRIVKALEDFFDQAYPYEKLDVAVVPRYWGTMEHPGIVALGQPLTLIRPGEETLARRKWYATIAGHELGHYWFGDIVTCKWWDDIWLNESLTSWLDRKTMDGFDPGWGFSREASMNALSFALDADALSAALPVRKPANTHDDVLGSFDNGTTYAKGSSVISMFEAWLGPERMRDVLRAHVRKHAWGVATSEDFATTLSEAASPDVARSFRSFIDQPGAPRISAEVQCKPGTPTRLKLSQERFLPAGSTGGAAQTWTVPVCVRAGTGGGSHRVCQLLSESTGELSLPMRDCPKWVLLNAGGTGYYRSSYTREQLAKVLAAPPNAFTVEERLALLADVEGSVRRGDLPLGEALRLVPATANDKDRTIVLRGSRLLQLVNEDGLSPAERTRFRKWVGDVYGPRARKLGWEPKPGDSDELKQERSRILELATMHGEDPALSQEAERLARAWLKDRKSVNPEAVNGVLVVAAMHGDKALFDTLLTQARKEEDRNERSRLLTALATFRDPALVKESLSLVIGKEMDIRDTKVLLTGAFNAPETRELAWTFYRENFDALAERLRSDELAWLVGLVGNLCDTQHHAQVQEFLGPRVPRLENAPRALARAEESIRLCAESDRLNREGVKSFLRAPPTVPASPQTR from the coding sequence ATGCGCTGGCAACTCCCCCTCCTCCTCGCATTCCTCTCCCTCCGCTGTACCCACGCCCCCGAGCCCGCGGCGCCCGCTCCCGCCCCCGTGGCGGCGGCCCCCACGTACCCCGAGCCCCAGCCTCCCGCGCTGCGGCTGCCGGACACCGTGCGGCCCACCCACTACGCGCTGGATTTGAAGCTCATCCCCGCCGAGCCCACGTTCTCCGGCGCCGTCGCCATCGACGTGGAGGTGCGCGAGCCCGTGCGGCAGGTGTGGCTGCACGGACAGGATTTGGAGGTGACGCAGGCCCGCGTGGACACGGGCACGCGCACGCTGGAGGCGCGCGCCGTCACCGCCAGCGATGGGCGCCTCGGGCTGCTCCTTCCCGAGCCGCTGCCCGCCGGCAAGGCCGTCATCCACCTCTCCTTCACCGGCCACGTGGACCGCGAGCGCAGCCGAGGCCTCTACAGCGTAGAGGAGCGCGGTGAGCCCTACCTCTACACCTTCTTCGAGCCGGTGGACGCGCGCCGCGCCTTCCCCTGCTTCGACGAGCCGGGCTTCAAGGTGCCCTGGCGCCTGCGCTTCACCGTGAAGGCCGGCCACGTCGCGCTCGCCAACCACCCCGTCGTCTCCCGCGAGCCGCTGCCGGAGGGACTGGAGCGCGTCACCTTCGCGGAGAGCCGCCCCATGCCCAGCTACCTCGTGGCCTTCATGGTGGGGCCCTTCGACGTGGTGGACGCGGGCACCGTGGGCCGCAATGCCGCGCCGCTGCGCTTCATCGTCCCCAGGGGCCGTGGCCCGGAGACGGCGTACGCGGCCAGCGCCACCCCGCGCATCGTGAAGGCGCTGGAGGACTTCTTCGACCAGGCGTACCCGTACGAGAAGCTCGACGTGGCGGTGGTGCCCCGCTACTGGGGCACCATGGAGCACCCGGGCATCGTCGCGCTCGGCCAGCCCCTCACGCTCATCCGCCCCGGCGAGGAGACGCTCGCGCGCCGCAAGTGGTACGCCACCATCGCGGGACACGAGCTGGGCCACTACTGGTTCGGCGACATCGTCACCTGCAAGTGGTGGGACGACATCTGGCTCAACGAGTCGCTCACCTCGTGGTTGGACAGGAAGACGATGGACGGGTTCGACCCGGGCTGGGGCTTCTCGCGCGAGGCCAGCATGAACGCGCTGTCCTTCGCGCTCGACGCGGATGCGCTCTCCGCCGCGCTGCCCGTGCGCAAGCCGGCGAACACGCATGACGACGTGCTCGGCTCCTTCGACAACGGCACCACCTACGCCAAGGGCTCGTCCGTCATCTCCATGTTCGAGGCGTGGCTCGGGCCCGAGCGCATGCGCGACGTCCTCCGCGCGCACGTGCGCAAGCACGCCTGGGGCGTGGCCACCTCCGAGGACTTCGCCACCACCCTCTCGGAGGCTGCCAGCCCTGATGTGGCCCGCTCCTTCCGCAGCTTCATCGACCAGCCCGGCGCCCCGCGCATCTCCGCCGAGGTGCAGTGCAAGCCCGGCACGCCCACGCGGCTGAAGCTGTCTCAGGAGCGCTTCCTCCCGGCGGGCTCCACCGGCGGCGCCGCGCAGACGTGGACGGTGCCCGTGTGCGTGCGCGCGGGCACGGGCGGCGGCTCGCACCGCGTCTGCCAGCTGCTCTCCGAGTCCACGGGCGAGCTGTCGCTGCCCATGCGCGACTGCCCGAAGTGGGTGCTGCTCAACGCGGGCGGCACCGGCTACTACCGCTCCAGCTACACCCGCGAGCAGCTCGCGAAGGTGCTGGCCGCTCCGCCCAACGCCTTCACCGTGGAGGAGCGGCTGGCGCTGCTCGCCGACGTGGAGGGCTCGGTGCGCCGGGGCGACTTGCCGCTCGGCGAGGCGCTGCGCCTCGTCCCCGCCACGGCGAACGACAAGGACCGCACCATCGTCCTGCGCGGCTCGCGGCTGCTCCAGCTCGTCAACGAGGACGGCCTGTCCCCCGCGGAGCGCACCCGCTTCCGCAAGTGGGTGGGTGACGTATACGGCCCGCGCGCGCGCAAGCTGGGCTGGGAGCCGAAGCCGGGTGACAGCGACGAGCTGAAGCAGGAGCGCTCGCGAATCCTCGAGCTGGCCACGATGCACGGAGAGGACCCCGCGCTGAGCCAGGAAGCGGAGCGGCTCGCCCGCGCGTGGCTGAAGGACCGCAAGTCCGTCAACCCGGAGGCCGTGAATGGCGTGCTCGTGGTGGCGGCCATGCACGGTGACAAGGCGCTGTTCGACACCCTGCTCACCCAGGCGCGCAAGGAGGAGGACCGCAACGAGCGCAGCCGGCTGCTCACCGCGCTGGCCACCTTCCGCGACCCGGCGCTCGTGAAGGAGTCGCTGTCGCTCGTCATCGGGAAGGAGATGGACATCCGCGACACCAAGGTCCTCCTCACCGGCGCCTTCAACGCGCCCGAGACGCGCGAGCTGGCGTGGACCTTCTACCGCGAGAACTTCGACGCGCTCGCGGAGCGGCTGCGCTCGGACGAACTGGCCTGGCTCGTGGGGCTCGTGGGCAACCTCTGCGACACGCAGCACCACGCGCAGGTGCAGGAGTTCCTGGGGCCGCGCGTCCCGCGCCTGGAGAACGCGCCGCGCGCGCTGGCCCGGGCCGAGGAGTCCATCCGCCTGTGCGCCGAGTCGGACCGCCTCAACCGCGAGGGCGTGAAGTCCTTCCTGCGCGCGCCGCCCACGGTGCCCGCCTCCCCGCAGACGCGCTGA
- a CDS encoding chemotaxis protein CheA: MELLQSVVAIFVAEAEELLRRLETGFLTLESSPGNREAPLEMLRAAHTLKGSAGSLGFERIGAITHSLEEHLEALRDGVLRLDAVLATRFLALVDALRHLSRTSKLGEPEDIAAAEALLVEIAHLRQRPAAPSTPLSAQATPGASEQPPTSLLTSTAAAHCAPEEPASPLPSSTAAVQVEEERLDRLLDVTGELTLDHGRVTELVRTGAPRAVLLTELEDMQQRLRSMEAAVLQARLVPVEPVLQAQQRTVRDAAALCGKRVRLVVEAAGVDMDTRVASPLRSALVHLIRNAVDHGIESPESRIAKGKPEEGTLTLRASHRLGCLMVTLSDDGGGLDRERILARARERGLVAPDTRPDDSELDALIFAPGFSTATVVTALSGRGVGLDAVRREVEALRGALEVSSEPGLGTTFSLRLPLHLAIVPGFAVDAGSHAYVLPLDAVEECSPLPEGAARTGVVQGMLDLVGRQPMPFVRLRGAFQLRGPDAHHEEVVVVRTETGRAALVVDALLGEHHVVVKPLGPLLRRQPGLSGASVLPDGRLALLLDLPSLLRSHTSARTALPSEAHR, from the coding sequence TTGGAACTGCTGCAGTCCGTCGTCGCCATCTTCGTCGCAGAAGCTGAAGAGCTCCTCCGCCGGCTGGAGACCGGCTTCCTGACGCTCGAATCCTCGCCCGGCAACCGGGAAGCGCCGCTGGAGATGCTCCGCGCCGCGCACACCCTCAAGGGCAGCGCGGGCTCTCTGGGCTTCGAGCGCATCGGCGCCATCACCCACTCGCTCGAAGAGCACCTGGAGGCCCTGCGTGACGGCGTCCTTCGTCTGGACGCGGTGCTCGCCACCCGCTTCCTCGCGCTCGTGGATGCGCTCCGTCACCTGTCCCGCACCTCGAAGCTGGGTGAGCCCGAGGACATCGCCGCCGCCGAGGCCCTCCTCGTGGAGATTGCCCATCTCCGGCAGCGCCCCGCCGCGCCCTCCACGCCCCTCTCCGCCCAAGCAACCCCTGGCGCTTCCGAGCAGCCCCCGACCAGCCTGCTCACCTCCACCGCGGCAGCGCACTGCGCTCCCGAGGAGCCCGCGAGCCCCCTGCCCTCCTCCACCGCCGCCGTGCAGGTGGAAGAGGAGCGGCTGGACCGGCTGCTCGACGTGACAGGCGAGCTCACCCTCGACCATGGGCGCGTGACGGAGTTGGTGCGCACCGGCGCGCCGCGCGCAGTGCTCCTTACGGAGCTCGAGGACATGCAGCAGCGGCTGCGGAGCATGGAGGCCGCGGTGCTCCAGGCGCGGCTCGTTCCCGTGGAGCCTGTCCTTCAAGCACAGCAGCGCACGGTGCGGGATGCCGCCGCGCTCTGCGGCAAGCGCGTCCGTCTGGTCGTGGAGGCGGCGGGCGTGGACATGGACACGCGCGTGGCGAGCCCGCTGCGCTCGGCGCTGGTCCACCTCATCCGCAACGCCGTGGACCACGGCATCGAGTCCCCCGAGTCACGCATCGCGAAGGGCAAGCCCGAGGAGGGCACGCTCACGCTGCGCGCCAGCCACCGCCTCGGCTGCCTCATGGTGACGCTCTCCGACGACGGCGGAGGCCTGGACCGCGAGCGCATCCTCGCGCGTGCCCGGGAGCGCGGCCTCGTCGCGCCCGACACGCGCCCGGATGACTCCGAGCTGGACGCGCTCATCTTCGCTCCCGGCTTCTCCACCGCCACAGTCGTGACGGCGCTGTCCGGCCGGGGCGTGGGCCTGGACGCGGTCCGCCGCGAAGTCGAAGCGCTGCGCGGCGCGCTTGAAGTGAGCAGCGAGCCGGGGCTCGGCACCACGTTCTCGCTCCGCCTGCCGCTCCACCTGGCCATCGTCCCGGGCTTCGCCGTGGACGCTGGCAGCCACGCCTATGTGCTGCCACTGGATGCCGTGGAGGAGTGCTCGCCGCTGCCGGAAGGTGCCGCGCGCACCGGCGTGGTGCAGGGCATGCTCGACCTCGTGGGCCGGCAGCCCATGCCCTTCGTGCGCCTGCGAGGCGCCTTCCAGCTCCGGGGCCCCGACGCCCACCACGAGGAAGTGGTGGTGGTGCGCACCGAGACCGGCCGCGCCGCGCTGGTGGTGGATGCGCTGCTCGGCGAGCACCACGTCGTCGTCAAACCATTGGGTCCGCTGCTCCGGCGACAGCCCGGCTTGTCGGGCGCGTCCGTCCTCCCCGACGGCCGGCTGGCGCTGCTGCTGGACCTTCCTTCGCTGCTCCGTTCCCACACGTCCGCCCGGACGGCCCTGCCCTCCGAGGCCCACAGGTAA
- the cheB gene encoding chemotaxis-specific protein-glutamate methyltransferase CheB, producing the protein MTRSTTGVRRVLVVDASAVVRQDVSALLRDTGHCDVVVAANVAAARQRLRRAWPDVVLLGLEPPGDEALSLLREMVAASVPVVVGTRAASRKDTLVQEALCAGARDVLHWPRVGIRAWLEQQAEPLAALLLGATRRTPRAPPPPCAEKPRPPPPAPKSSRVWARQVVAVGASTGGPAALRSLMGALPANAPALLVVQHMSEPFAAAFAQGLAEACKMEVRRAMNGDRVRPGLALLAPGDQHLRLVLRPDGYAVELSSAPPVRHHRPSVDVLFHSVAEVAGPDAVGVLLTGMGDDGADGLAAMRRTGAATLAQDAATSVVYGMPRAAMLRGAAEQSLPLDSLPEAILNAASHRGPPPSDEEE; encoded by the coding sequence ATGACACGCTCCACCACGGGAGTGCGGCGGGTGCTGGTGGTGGATGCCTCGGCCGTCGTGAGGCAGGACGTCTCGGCGCTGCTGCGCGACACGGGCCACTGCGACGTGGTGGTCGCCGCGAACGTGGCGGCCGCGCGCCAACGGCTCCGGCGCGCATGGCCCGACGTCGTCCTGCTCGGCCTGGAGCCTCCGGGCGACGAGGCGCTGTCCCTGCTGCGGGAGATGGTGGCGGCGTCCGTCCCCGTCGTCGTCGGCACGCGGGCCGCCTCGCGAAAGGACACGCTGGTCCAGGAAGCGCTGTGCGCCGGCGCGAGGGACGTCCTCCACTGGCCGCGCGTGGGCATCCGTGCGTGGCTGGAGCAGCAGGCCGAGCCGCTCGCCGCGCTGCTGCTGGGTGCGACACGACGGACGCCGCGCGCCCCACCACCGCCCTGCGCCGAGAAGCCCCGCCCGCCGCCACCGGCTCCGAAGTCGTCCCGCGTCTGGGCTCGACAGGTGGTGGCGGTGGGCGCGTCGACGGGAGGCCCCGCCGCCCTGCGCAGCCTCATGGGCGCGCTGCCCGCGAACGCGCCGGCACTGCTCGTGGTGCAGCACATGTCGGAGCCCTTCGCCGCCGCCTTCGCGCAGGGGCTGGCCGAGGCGTGCAAGATGGAGGTCCGCCGCGCCATGAATGGAGACCGCGTGCGTCCCGGCCTCGCGCTGCTCGCGCCCGGAGACCAGCACCTGCGCCTCGTCCTCCGCCCCGACGGCTACGCGGTGGAGTTGTCGAGCGCGCCTCCCGTCCGCCACCACCGGCCCAGCGTGGACGTCCTCTTCCACTCGGTGGCGGAGGTGGCCGGGCCGGACGCGGTGGGAGTGTTGCTCACCGGCATGGGCGACGACGGCGCGGACGGGCTGGCGGCCATGCGTCGCACCGGGGCCGCCACCCTCGCACAGGATGCCGCCACCAGCGTGGTGTACGGCATGCCGCGCGCCGCCATGCTGAGAGGAGCGGCCGAGCAGTCACTACCGCTCGACTCGCTCCCTGAAGCCATCCTGAACGCGGCCTCGCACCGGGGGCCTCCACCAAGCGACGAGGAGGAGTAG
- a CDS encoding SBBP repeat-containing protein: protein MKTSLWSMFGLAGVVTALGTPLPASAQVPSPAWVKQLGSNLDELPQAVAVSGSSVYVVGNTTGQLGPEPKAGGQDVFIAKYDTAGAVQWVHQLGTSENDRATAVATDADGNVYVVGHTFGGFDFYVNAGGLDFFVTKYDAQGNQLWLNQRGTMMDDFATGVAVGTDDTLYVAGYTGGSFASGGNPNNYDVVVALYDTAGNPYWLQQYGSSVSDVAQGIAVTPSHEVYVTGHTFGSMDGTTTPVGTDIFLMRLDILGVQQWVRQVGASDQDYATSVAVSPDGGVYLAGYTFGTLDGNPQAGTYDALLARYDNQGNREWSRQFGNAEPDYAQGLAVAADGTVQVAGYTYRSLDGSPASGMSDAFLVRYDALGNKLGTRVVGTSLPDVARGVAVDANGNAYVTGYTFGALGGNTHVGGYDAFLIRF from the coding sequence ATGAAGACGTCGCTATGGAGCATGTTCGGTCTCGCGGGTGTCGTGACGGCCCTGGGCACCCCACTTCCCGCTTCGGCGCAGGTGCCTTCGCCCGCCTGGGTGAAGCAGCTCGGGTCGAACCTGGATGAGCTGCCCCAGGCCGTGGCTGTCTCGGGTAGCAGCGTCTACGTGGTGGGCAACACCACGGGCCAGCTCGGGCCGGAGCCGAAGGCGGGGGGCCAGGACGTCTTCATCGCGAAGTACGACACCGCCGGCGCGGTGCAGTGGGTGCATCAGCTCGGCACCAGCGAGAACGACCGCGCCACGGCGGTGGCCACCGACGCGGACGGCAACGTGTACGTGGTGGGCCACACCTTTGGCGGCTTCGACTTCTATGTGAATGCGGGCGGCCTCGACTTCTTCGTCACGAAGTACGACGCGCAGGGCAACCAACTGTGGCTGAACCAGCGCGGCACCATGATGGATGACTTCGCCACGGGCGTGGCCGTGGGCACGGACGACACCCTCTACGTCGCGGGCTACACCGGGGGCAGCTTCGCGAGCGGTGGCAATCCCAACAACTACGACGTGGTGGTGGCCCTGTACGACACGGCCGGCAACCCCTACTGGCTGCAGCAGTACGGCTCCAGCGTGAGCGACGTGGCCCAGGGAATCGCGGTGACGCCGAGCCACGAAGTCTATGTGACGGGCCACACCTTCGGCAGCATGGACGGGACCACCACCCCGGTGGGCACCGACATCTTCCTGATGCGGCTGGACATCCTCGGCGTCCAGCAGTGGGTACGCCAGGTGGGCGCGTCCGACCAGGACTACGCAACCAGCGTGGCCGTGAGCCCGGACGGTGGCGTGTACCTGGCCGGCTACACCTTCGGCACGCTGGACGGGAATCCCCAGGCAGGCACCTATGACGCGCTGCTCGCGCGCTATGACAACCAGGGCAACCGCGAGTGGAGCCGCCAGTTCGGCAACGCGGAGCCCGACTACGCCCAGGGCCTCGCGGTGGCCGCGGACGGCACCGTGCAGGTGGCGGGCTACACCTACCGCTCGTTGGACGGGAGCCCTGCTTCCGGCATGAGCGACGCCTTCCTCGTGCGGTATGACGCCCTGGGTAACAAGCTCGGGACGCGCGTGGTGGGAACCTCTCTTCCGGACGTCGCGCGCGGCGTGGCCGTGGATGCCAACGGCAACGCGTACGTGACGGGCTACACGTTTGGCGCCCTCGGCGGAAACACCCACGTGGGCGGGTACGACGCGTTCCTCATCCGGTTCTGA
- a CDS encoding methyl-accepting chemotaxis protein, producing MMLRNIRIGPRLAAGFSVMMALVLAVSLANHFGLSQVEEMSQQLVAGEGRVSAKAVEVVTQTLNLRRYEKDFLLNIGNPIRQEEYFKHWTQERADVLESIKDLLGSTTGQDHQDVLNMEKALQEYTEGFGAVREGIQNGTLRTPQEANLKLAEHKEAIRLLEATAAAQHERHEASIQSQMDNTLHTLRTALWAFLGVALVLAGVASWLLTRSLTLPLQSAVAVAERIASGDLRERVKVDGRDELTRLLQALDNMAGRIREVMAQVRSEADGLSSASGHVAATSTSLSQGTSEQASAVEETTASLTQMTVAINQTAAHARTTEQMAQQGAKDTELGGAAVTQTVQAMRAIAEKVLLIQELAYQTNILSLNAAIEAGRAGEHGRGFAVVSTEVRRLAERSQGAAREIASLVSNSVATSERAGERLGMLVPSIRKTADLVQEVATTASEQATSVGHVSRAMGQMSVVTQQNASAAEELAATSKQLAGQASTLLRLLGLFQLPERRETPAASTPREQTPPPDSGLDSHFQPFVAGTR from the coding sequence ATGATGCTCAGGAACATCCGTATCGGCCCCCGGCTGGCCGCGGGCTTCAGCGTGATGATGGCGCTGGTGCTCGCCGTGTCGCTCGCCAACCACTTCGGCCTCTCTCAGGTCGAGGAGATGTCGCAACAGCTCGTCGCCGGTGAAGGCCGGGTCTCGGCAAAGGCCGTGGAGGTCGTCACCCAGACGCTGAACCTGCGCCGCTACGAGAAGGACTTCCTCCTCAACATCGGCAACCCCATCCGCCAGGAGGAGTACTTCAAGCACTGGACGCAGGAGCGGGCGGACGTGCTCGAGTCCATCAAGGACCTTCTCGGGAGCACCACCGGGCAAGACCACCAGGACGTGTTGAACATGGAGAAGGCCCTCCAGGAGTACACCGAAGGCTTCGGCGCCGTGCGGGAGGGGATTCAGAACGGAACGCTGCGCACGCCCCAGGAGGCCAACCTCAAGCTGGCGGAGCACAAGGAGGCCATCCGGCTCCTGGAGGCCACCGCGGCCGCGCAGCACGAACGGCACGAAGCCTCGATTCAGAGCCAGATGGACAACACGCTGCACACACTGCGCACGGCGCTGTGGGCCTTCCTCGGCGTCGCGCTCGTGCTGGCCGGTGTCGCGTCGTGGCTCCTCACCCGCTCGCTCACCCTGCCCCTCCAGTCCGCCGTGGCGGTGGCCGAGCGCATCGCCTCCGGTGACTTGCGCGAGCGCGTGAAGGTGGACGGGCGCGACGAGCTGACGCGACTGCTCCAGGCGCTGGACAACATGGCGGGGCGCATCCGCGAGGTCATGGCCCAGGTGCGCTCCGAGGCGGACGGCCTCTCCTCCGCGTCCGGTCACGTGGCGGCCACGTCCACCTCGCTGTCACAGGGCACCAGCGAGCAGGCCTCCGCCGTGGAGGAGACGACGGCCAGCCTCACGCAGATGACGGTGGCCATCAACCAGACGGCCGCGCACGCCCGCACGACGGAGCAGATGGCGCAGCAGGGTGCGAAGGACACGGAACTGGGCGGCGCGGCGGTGACGCAGACGGTGCAGGCCATGCGCGCCATCGCCGAGAAGGTGCTGCTCATCCAGGAGCTCGCGTACCAGACGAACATCCTCTCGCTGAACGCCGCCATCGAAGCGGGCCGCGCGGGCGAGCATGGCCGCGGCTTCGCGGTGGTCTCCACCGAGGTGCGCCGGCTGGCCGAGCGCAGCCAGGGCGCGGCGCGTGAAATCGCCAGCCTCGTGAGCAACAGCGTCGCCACCTCGGAGCGCGCGGGCGAGCGGCTCGGCATGCTGGTGCCCTCCATCCGCAAGACGGCGGACCTGGTGCAGGAGGTGGCCACCACCGCCAGCGAGCAGGCCACCAGCGTGGGCCACGTGAGCCGCGCCATGGGCCAGATGAGCGTGGTGACGCAGCAGAACGCCTCCGCCGCCGAGGAGCTGGCGGCCACGTCCAAGCAGCTCGCCGGACAGGCCTCCACCCTCCTGCGGCTGCTCGGCCTCTTCCAGCTCCCCGAGCGCCGCGAGACGCCCGCCGCGTCCACGCCTCGCGAGCAGACGCCGCCGCCGGACTCCGGGCTCGACTCCCACTTCCAGCCCTTCGTGGCGGGAACGCGATGA